GACCTGACCGCGATGTCCAACCTGAAGTAATTTCCTCTCCCGAGGATCGCAGGGGGCGGCAGAGCAATCTGCCGCCCCCTTTGTTTTGTGGACGGCGCGTGCCGGTGGCGCCGGCTGCCGTTGGCTTGGCATCAGCCGCAGGCCGTGACCGCGGCTGATGCCGTAACCCCACTTACGACGCGGCGGCCTCGACCTTGTCACGCAAGCTGAAGCGGTCGCCGTCGCGGACCAGCGAAACGTTGCGCTGGTGGAAGGCGTCGAGCGTTGTGCGGTGGCCGATCGAAACCACCGTGGTGCCGGGCAGCTTCTCGGCGATCAGCCGGTACAGCGCGGCTTCCGACGGCTCGTCGAGTGAGGCCGTCGCCTCGTCGAGGAACAGGAATTTCGGTGCATGCAGCAGCGCGCGGGCGATGCCGAGCCGCTGCTGCTCGCCGAGCGACAGCATCCGGTTCCAGTGCGCTTCTTCCTGGAGCCGCGTCGCGAGCTGGGGCAATCCGACGGCGGTGAGGACCTCACGGACCCGCCCAGCATCGTAGCTCGCAGCCTGGCCAGGATAGACCACCGCGTCATGCAGCGAGCCGATCGGCAGATAGGGACGTTGCGGCAGCATCATCAGGCTGGCATTGGCGGGAACCTGGACCGCGCCGCGGCCGAACGGCCAGATGCCGGCCACCGCGCGGAACAGCGTCGACTTGCCGGCGCCGGAGGGGCCGGTGACCAGTGTGCGTTCATTGTCGCGAACGCTGAAGCCGTCGGCCGCGAGCAGCGGCTTGCCGTCCGGCAGGGTGACCAGGAGATCGTCGAGATCGATGGTGTCGCCGCCTGAAGGTTTGACGTGGATGATGTCCTGCCGCTGCGCGAGCGCATCGCCACCGCGGATCGAGTTCTCGAAGCCATCGAGACGCGCGACCACCGATTGCCATTCGGCCAGCGTCCGGTAGGCCGTGATGAAGAACGACAGCGAATCCTGCACGCTGCTGAAGGCGGAGGCGGTCTGCATCATGCCGCCGAGCTGGATCTTGTTGGCGAAATAGGCCGGTGCGATCAGCACGTAGGGGAAGATCACGGCGGCTTGCGAATAGGTCGCGGTGAACGCGGTCAGCTTCTTGGTTCGCTGCATGATGTCGAGCCAGTTTCCGACCACGAAACCGAAGCGATCGAGCAATCGCGTGCGCTCGGCCGGTTCGCCGTGCAGCAGTGCGATCTGCTCGGCGTTCTCGCGGGTGCGGACCAGGTTGAAGCGGAAATCGGCCTCGAACCGCTGCTGCCGGAAGTTGAGGTCGACCAGCGGCCTGCCGATCACATGGGTCAGGACCGTTCCGAGGATCGCGTAGACCAGCGCGCCCAGCACCAGATAGCCGGGAATCGCGATGTCCTTGCCGAACAGATGCAGCGGCGCCTGATTGGACAGGCCCCACAGGATGAACACGAAGGATGCAAGCGTCACCACGGCGCTCAGCAAGCCGATCCCGAGCGTCAGGGTCTGTTCGACGAAGCGCTGGGTGTCGTCGGCGATACGCTGGTCGGGGTTGTCGGCGGCATCGCCGAGCAACTGCATACGATAGTGGTTGGCATCGTGCAGCCAGCCGCCCAGATAACGCGTGGTCATCCAGCGCCGCCAGCGAATCTGCAGCCATTGATTGAGATAGAGCTGGTAGACCTTCAGGCCGATCCAGAATGCCGCGAGCACGCAGAAATAACCGATCTGATAGGTGAAGACCGCCTGATCACGCTCCTGCAGCGCGTTGTAGAAAACATTGTTCCATCGGTTGAACAGCACGGTCAGAAAGACGCTGGCAAGCTCGATGATCACCACCGCAGCCAGAAGTCCGCGGCCTGCCCATTTGTCGTCGGAGTTGAAATAGGGCGAGGCGATGCGCCACACCGTCGCGAGTGTCGAGCGAATGTTTTTCACAGATTATCGTCTCCGGGGAAGCGGCCGCAACGGCCTGAAGAATCGGGACAATCGCAGTGCACCTCGACTAAAGTCGTAGGTCTGGCATGCAAGCGTTGGCTTGTCCCGGCGATCGAGTCAACCCTAGCATGACGACAACGGCGAGGGGCGGGGGACCTTCGATTTTTCGCGAGGATGTGAGCGATCCTTACCGATCGTTCATTCGCGAGCCGGGGCTGCAGTTTTTCCGACGGACTCCCGCAATCGCACCAGCGCGCCTGCCTGCATTGAGGCCGGGGCGCTGCATAAGAATGTGGGAAGGACCCCGAGATGAACACCTGGAATCAAATCTACAATCCGCTGAACAATGCGGGACTGTCGACGCTGGCGGCCGCCATTCCCGTGGTCACGCTGCTGGTCCTGATCGCCAGCGGCAGGGTGAAGGCGCATATCGCGGCGATCATCGCCGTGATCGTGACCAACCTGATCACGATCTTCGTGTTCACGATGCCGGCCGGCATGTCGATCCGCGCATCGATCCTCGGCATCGTCACCGGGTTCTTCCCGATCGGCTGGATCGTGCTCAACGTCATCTTCCTCTACCAGGTCACGGTGAGGTGCGGGAAGTTCGAGCTGTTGAAGCGCGCGGTCGGCGGCGTCACCGAGGATCGCCGCCTGCAACTGCTCCTGATCGCGTTCTCGTTCGGCGCCTTCTTCGAGGGCGCCTCGGGCTTCGGCACGCCGGTCGCGATCACCGGTGCGGTGCTGATCGGGCTCGGCTTCTCGCCGCTCGCAGCCTCCGGCCTGTCGCTGATCGCGAACACGGCGCCGGTCGCCTACGGCGCGCTCGGCACGCCGATCCAGGGCCTCGCCTCGGTCACCGGGCTCGATCCCTACATCCTCGGCGCCATGGTCGGCCGGCAGCTGCCGCTGTTCTCGCTGATCGTGCCATTCTGGGTGGTGTGGGCTTTTGCCGGCTGGCGCGGCATGAAGGAGATCTGGCCGGCGATCCTGGTCACTGGCGTGTCGTTCGCGGTCCCGCAATTCGTGATCTCGAACTACATCAATCCATGGATCGTCGACATCGGTGCCTCGCTGATCTCGATGGGCATGCTGATCCTGTTCCTCAAGATCTGGCAGCCGCGGCAGCTCTGGCTGTCGCCGGCGCTGCGCGGCCGCGATGAATCGGCAGCGACGATGCAGGCCGCTCCGCCGCTCGACAAGACGCCGCTGACCCAGAGCGAATTGTGGAGCGCGCTGCTGCCGTGGATCATCGTCTGCATCCTGATGCTGATCTGGGGCAACGGCGCCTTCAAGACCTGGGCGAATGCCAACTTCACCTGGAACTATGCGGTGCCCGAACTCGACAAGCTGATCTTCAAGGTGCCGCCGGTGGCCGCCAAGCCGACGGCGGAAGGCGCCGTGTTCAGCTTCACCTATCTGTCGTTCACCGGCACCGGCATGCTGATCGCCGCGATCATCTCGGGTCTGTTGATGGGCTTCTCGCCGGCGAAGCTGATCGCCGAATATGGCCGCACCATCCGCCTCTGCGCGATCTCGCTGATCACGATCTCGGCGATGCTGGCGATCGGCACGCTGACCCGGCTGTCCGGCGTCGACGCCACGCTCGGCCTCGCCTTCGCGGCGACCGGCGTGCTCTATCCCTTCTTCGGCACCTTGCTCGGCTGGCTCGGCGTGGCGCTGACCGGATCGGATACCGCCTCGAACGTGCTGTTTGGCAATCTGCAGAAGATCACCTCCGAGCAACTCGGCCTGCCGCCGGTCCTGATGGCGGCGGCGAACTCCTCGGGCGGCGTGATGGGCAAGATGATCGATGCGCAATCGATCGTGGTCGCCTCCACCGCGACCAACTGGTACGGCCACGAGGGATCGATCCTGCGCTACGTGTTCCTGCACTCGATCGTGCTGGCGTGCCTGGTCGGTCTGTTCGTGACCTTGCAGGCCTATGTCTTTCCGTTCACGGCGATGGTTCTGAAATAAAGAGGCGAGGCGTCGCCCAAACGAAGATTCCCGCGGGCGCGAGCCCGCGGGGATTTGCTTTTCAAGCGCTTTTTCTCGCGCCGTCATTCTGGCCAATCGCGGCCTCGTCCCCTACAAGGGCGGCGTCAGAGCATGATCCGGAAAAGTGGAAGCCGGTTTTCCGAATAGATCATGCTCAAAAGCGATCCTGGGAATGGCATGATCTCGATGAAGCGGATTCTGAACGGCGGCATGGCCGCGTTGGCGCTGGTTGCAACCGCTGTTGCCGCGAGGCCCGCGCAGGCCCAGGAAGAATTCCCGTTCGGCTTCGTGATGACGCTCGATGCCGCCCGCATGCCGGGGTCCAAGCGGATTCCCTCGATCGAGGTCGGCGACAACGGCGAGGTGATCCTCGAACTGTGGTGCGACGGCGGCAAGGGCCAGTTCTCGGTTGCCGGCGGCACCATCGTGTTCGTTCCCGGCGCGATGGAGAACCGCACCTGCACGCCGGACCGGGCGCAGGCCGACAAGGATCTGCTCGCAGCGCTCGGCGACATGACGAGCTGGAAACGTCAGGGCGATCAGGTCACGTTCATCGGCAGCAAGCAGCTGCGTTTCGTGATCAACAGCAACTGATACATCGAGCGCAGCCGCTCAGGGCGTCGCCACCAATCCGCTCGCGGTGGCGACGATCCAGCGATTGCCCCAGCGCACGATGGAATCGACCCGGCCGAGGCCAGGGACGACGTCGCCGCGTGCGGCCATCTTGACGCCTTCCGGCCCCTCCAGCACGGCGGTGCCGTCGCGGACTTCGACCACCGACCATCCGGGGATCGTGCTCGGACGCGTCTCCGGTCCCGCTGCCAGCTGCGGCTTCGACCCGAGTGCGGTGGCCTGCGCACCGAGCGTGGTGGGCGCGGCCCCCAGCACTTGCGGGCGTGGATTGGCGATGGTCTTGGGAATGCTGCCGGTGACGACGGGGTCGGCGTTGGACGCGGTCCGGCGCGGGCTCTCGCTCTTTCGGCTCGGCGGCGCCTCCGCGATGTGCGGGACCGGCGCTTCCTTCTGGGCCACCGGGACCGGGGCCGGAGCTATCAAGTCGTGCCAGTTGGCACCGCCGGTCCATCCCAGCACGAAGCTTGCGGCCAGCGCGGTCGCTGCCAACAGCGCGGTGCCGATCCGGTCGGCGAACGGCTCCCGCAGCAGCAAAGCGGCGTCTTGATTCTCGCCTGAGACGTCCCAGAGGTCCGCCGTCTGCGCCGGCGAATGACCCTCCGTCACATCCGTTGGCCAGATGCTCCCAGGACTGATCGGCTCGCGGTCTTGCATGGCGTGACCTGTGTTCGGTGACGCAAAGGATGATCCTCGAAACTAAATCGAGCCTTAATTTTCGGTGACCGAACTGCGGCAGCACGAAGTCTTTTGGTCGCAGGCCCCGTAAATTGACGGAGCGGCGAGCGAAGCGATGCCGTCCCAGCGAACAAGCGTGCGACGGAGCGCCGAGGGGCGTCACGCCGCCCTGCATGCAGCGGTCGTTTCCGGACGCCGTCACCGCAAACCGGGTCGTCGCGGCGAGCTTGCGTCGCTATATTGGTTGCATGCTCGATTTCGCCGCACAATATGCCGCCTTTCAGCGCCGCGACCCGGCCTGGGACGGCATCGTGTTCGTCGCGGTCAGGACCACGGGCGTGTATTGCCGTCCGGTGTGCCGGGCGCGCACGCCGCTCGCCCGCAATGTGCGGTTCTATGGCAGCGCCGCGTCGGCCGAGCGCGCCGGTTACCGGCCCTGCCTGCGCTGCCGTCCCGAAGCGGCGCCGTTCTGCCCGGCATGGAAGGGCACCAGGACCACGGTCGAGCGCGCGCTGGCGCTGATCGAAGCGGGCGCGCTCGACCACGACACCGTCGCCGCGCTGGCCGACCGGCTCGGCATCGGCGCGCGGCATCTGTCGCGTCTGTTCGCCGAGCATCTCGATGCCTCGCCGCTGCAGGTCGCGCTCTCGCTGCGTGTGCAGCGGGCCAAGCGCCTGATCGACGGCAGTAATCTCCCAATCCGTCTGGTGGCGCAGCGCGCCGGCTTCTCCAGCGCTCGGCGCATGAACGCCGCATTCGCAAGGCTCTACGGCCGCTCGCCTGTCTCGCTGCGACGGAAGCGGCCGCCAACCTCATCAAGCAATGATGGAGATCAGCAATGGCCAAGAGCTACGGCACCGTCAGCGCCGAACAGAAACTCAAGATGAGCGGTCTCGCATTCGTCCAGGGGCTCGCCTCAGGTGCGTTGCCGCTCAACACCATCGCGCGGACGCTCGGCTATGACGTCACCGAGGCCGAGCACGGCCGCGTCGTCGTCACGCTGCTGCCGACGGATGCGCATCTCAATCCGGCCGGCACCGTGCATGGCGGTCTCACCGCAACGCTGCTCGACAGCTGCATGGGACTTGCGGTGCAGTCGACGCTCGACGCCGGCACCAGCCAGACCACGCTCGAATTCAAGATCTCGCTGGTGCGGCCGATCACGCCGGACACCGGTCCGATCCGGGCCGAGGGCCGTGTGCTCAATTGCGGCCGCCGCATCGGCACCGCGGAAGGTAGGGTCACCGACGACAAGGGGCGGCTGCTCGCGCACGGCACGACGACCTGCCTGATCTTTCCGGCTTGATGCCGAACGTCGTGCAATATTGGAATGCCTCCAGCGCGACGCCGGATTGGAGGCCTTCAAGTTCACTGAGCCGGTCAATTGGGCTACCCGAACGCGCAAGAACCGCGTTCGGAGAGTCTCATGCGATCGCCGACGGAGTCACGCTATCCGGCCTGCGTTCAGCGCGGGCCTTCCGGATATCCCGGCATGTTGTTCCAGCCGGCCGGCAGCTCGCCGCCCGGCCGCGCCGCGCTGCCGGCGTGTTCGGGCAGGCGGATGAGGCCGAGTTGCAGCATGGCGGTGATCGCATCTTCTTGCCCCAGCTCCTCGGCAATCCGTCCGTCCTGCACGCGCAGCACGGTGGTGCCGGCGAATGTCATCTTGCGTCCGGAGGCCGCGGGCAGCGAGCCGAGCCGGAAGTCGCTGAACGCAGGACCGGTGTGGGTGCCGCCGCCTTCCCAGCGGCCGACAACGAGGTTGCCTTCCGCGATGAGATCGCCGACGCCCCGGAAATCGAGATCCGGAAACGCTTCGCGAAATTCGGTCATGAACTTCATGACGGCGGCGCGGCCCTTCTTCGGCTCGTGCATCGGGTAATGCACGACAATGTCCGCCGTTGCGAGCTCGTTGATGATGCGCGGATTCCAGGGGCTGCCCCAGAACTCCTTGAACCAGCGGCCGACCACGGCCTTGTTTTGCTCCGACATCCCTTCGTCTCCATTTGCGCGTTGCCGGCATCTCGACCGGCGTTGTCTCGATGCGCGCAGTGAACATTTGGAGGCGTGCCTCGCACCACCCGATTCCAGATCAGGTGCGCGATGGCATTCGAGATGGGATTCCGCTTTGCCGATATGGCGTTTAGCACCGCTTCTCGAGCGTCGTTGCGCAATCGGAAAGCGGGTGGTTCGCGCAACGCGCGCGCGACATGGTTTGCACCGACACACAGGAGAACATCATGCGCAACTTCGATGCGATCGCCGCGTTGCGCGGCGAGGGATTTCGTCCCGAGCTGCGGGCGCTGCTCGATCGCGTTGCGATCGAGCCTCGTTTCGAATTGTTCGTCAGAAGCGACGGGATGCTTCAGTCCGGTCCGGACGCAGTTCCCGAGATGGCGCGCGACAACGTGGTGCCGCTGAAGACGAGGGCAGCCTGAATCGGGAGGACCCCCGGCTTCAGTGCCACACCGACTTGTCAGCGTCCCAGCGCTGGCCCTTGAGTTCCTTGAGCAGCGCGTCGATCGCGCCGTTGTCGTCCTTGGCCTCGCTGCCTTCCTCGTCGCTGCTGGAATCGTCGGAGAGGTTGAGCTTGGCGCCGGCGCTGTCGTCCGACGTCGAGACGGTGGGGCTCGAGACCCACAGCATCAATTTGTCCGAGCTGCCGGGTTTGTCAGGCGAGACGAGGGCGGTGACCTCGTAATTCTGGGTGAGGCCGAGCGCTGGGTAGATCGCGCTCGGCCGCTTCAGCACCAGCTTGAGCTTGCCGGTGTTCGCGTTCCAGGTCGCTGAGGCCGGCTTTGCCGCAAGCGTCTTCGCCAGCACATTGGAAATCGCAGTCGCGAGCTTGTCCTTGTTGATCTTGTCGCCGTCGCGCCAGTCGGCGGCGGCGAAACGGATGGTGCGGTCCATCTCCACCACGCCGCTGGTCCAGCCGGCCGCCGTCACGCCGGGCGCCGATTTCGCCTTGGCGAGCAGCGCGCTGGCGTGCTCGGGATCGACGGTGAGGTTGATGGTCTGCTCACCGGAGCGCATCGCGTCGCAGGTCACCGCGAGGCTGGAGGTGCCTACCTCGACGGCCTCGCCCTTCAGGCTCTTGAGGAAGTCGGCAGCCGCATCGAGCTTGACCCGCACGCCGATCGATTCCGGCGAGACGTCGGTAAAATCCTTCGGCTGCGGCGTGATGCCGTCCTCGGTGGCCTGGTTATCCTGGAATTCCTTCTCGCTGAGATCGGAATTGTCGGTCGAGGCGACCTCGGTCACGGTCTGGCCGATCGTGATCTGGCCGCGGAACTCAAAGCTGTCGCCGGTCTGCTTGCGGTTCAGCTTGATCGTGATCGGCTGCTTGTCGGCGACGCTCTGGGTGGTGCCGGTGAGCGTCTGGCCGTTGATGGTCAGGTTCGCGACGAAGCGGTCCTTGCGGTCGGAACTCTTGTCGGCGGGATAGCAGAGGTCGAGCACGGCCGCGGTCACGGTCTTGCCCTGGCGGGTTTCCTTCAGCACGACGTCGGCATTGCCGTCCATCAGGCCATCGATCGCGGTGAAATAGCGCGTCTCGGGGCCGTTCGACGGCGCCGGCTTGGTTTGCAGCTTCATCTGGGCGAGGGCAGGTGCCGAGACGACGGCAACACCGAGCAGCAGGAGCGGGAGCGCGCGCATACGATAAGTCCTCGAAGGGGCAGAATCGGTTCCGTCGTAACTAGCAAACCCCCGTGTCATTGCCAAAAAAGAAGGCCGCCTAACGGCGGCGCTTCCATAATCGCTGTCATGCGCGTTCGTCAGGTTCCTGGCCGTTCTCCAGCCTGCCGCGCAGCGTGCTGACGACGCGGCTCACGGTTTCGATGTCCTTCACCGCCAGCCCGTCGGCGAGGCCGTTCACCCAGGGCAGCTGCAGGCGCATCGCCGCGTCGAAGCTTTGCCGCCCCTTCTCGGTCAGCACCACGAGCTGGGCGCGGCGGTGATGCGGGTTGGTCTCGAATGTGACGAGCCCGTCCCTTTGCAGGTCGTTGACGATCCGCTGCACGTTCTGTCTGGCAGCGCCGAGGTCGCGCGCCAGCCACGCCACCGGTTGCGGGCGCTCGGTGGTGACGATGGCGCCGAGGATCTGCCAGCGCGCGCTGGTCAGACCGAGTCCCGCCACCATCCGGTCGCCAGCGGTGAACAGCAGGCTGTTGAGCCTGAACAGGTCAAGAATCAGGCTGCTGAGGGCCTCGCCGGCCGGCGTGCGCTTGGTCTGCGGCATTTGTCACCATAAGTTTATATTGACATCATGATGTCAATGTACTATGTATCGATCTGATCGAAATGACATCATAGTACCAAATTAACGGAGTCAGCCATGCCGCAGATGCGTCCCCTCGACCCCGCATTCCCGATCGACCGCCAGCTCGCCGTCGAAGCCAGCAACGTCGTGCTCGTCAACCTCTTCACGCTGGACAAGGCCGACGAGAACACCTTCCTCAAGGCCTGGCAGGCCGACGCCGCCATCATGAAGCGGCAGCCCGGCTTCATCTCGACCCAGCTGCACCGCGCGCTCGGCGACAGCCCGGCCTATCTGAATTACGCGGTATGGGAATCGACCGCGGCGTTCCGGGCAGCTTTTGCAAACCCCGAGTTCAGGGCCAAGCTCGCGGCCTATCCGGATTCGGCGGTCGCCTCGCCGCATCTGTTTCAGAAGGTGGCGGTGCCGGACGTCTGCGTGGCGTAGCAGGCTGCCGGATTTATGGGCTCGTTGCAGTCAAGGATCGCCCAACCCTAGATCATCATCAGAACGCCCAGCGTGGCGAGAGCGGTAAGGAACGATATGTCCAGAAATCGCAGCGGCGCCTTTGGACGGTGACCGGTCGAGCCAGCAACGAAGTAGTAGACGCAATAGCCTGCGGCGAGCACGACAAACGTCAACGTTTGCTTGAACCAGAACGTCAAGATGACCGCGAGATCATCGATGCTGTCTTGGGCATAGGCGCCCAGCGCGAGCACCGCGCCGATCGCGTAGAACAGCACAAGCGTTGACGTCAGGGATTGGGCGTCGCGGGACATCGGATGATCCTTACAACTCGATCGTGATCAAATCGCAAAAAAGAAGGCCGCCCGGAGGCGGCCTTCGATCTCGATCGTGATGTGACGACGGGGCTTAGAAGCCGCCCATACCGCCCATGCCGCCGCCCGGCATCGCCGGGGCCGCGTCCTTCGGCACTTCGGCGACCATGGCTTCGGTGGTCACCAGCAGGCCGGCCACCGAGGAGGCGTCCTGCAGAGCGGTGCGCACCACCTTGGCGGGGTCGATGATGCCCTTGTCGACCATGTCGACATAGTCCTCGGTCTGGGCATCGAAGCCGAACGTCTCCGACTTGTTCTCGAGGATCTTGCCGACCACGATCGAGCCCTCGACACCGGCGTTCTCCGAGATCTGGCGAACCGGAGCTTCGAGCGCCTTGAGCACGATGTTGATGCCGGCCTGGACGTCGGCATTGGGGTTGGTGAGACGGCCGACCGCCTTCTTGGCGCGCAGCAGCGCGACGCCGCCGCCGGGCACGATGCCTTCCTGCACCGCGGCGCGGGTCGCATTCAGCGCGTCCTCGACACGGTCCTTCTTCTCCTTGACCTCGACCTCGGTCGCGCCGCCGACCTTGATCACGGCAACGCCGCCGGCGAGCTTGGCAAGGCGCTCCTGCAGCTTCTCACGGTCGTAGTCCGAGGTGGTCTCCTCGATCTGCGCCTTGATCTGGCCGACACGGGCGTCGATGTCCTTCTTCTTGCCGGCGCCCTTGACGATCGTGGTGTTCTCCTTGTCGATCACGATCTTGCCGGCGCGGCCGAGCATGTTGACCGTGACGTTCTCGAG
This Bradyrhizobium sp. CCBAU 53421 DNA region includes the following protein-coding sequences:
- a CDS encoding PaaI family thioesterase, translated to MAKSYGTVSAEQKLKMSGLAFVQGLASGALPLNTIARTLGYDVTEAEHGRVVVTLLPTDAHLNPAGTVHGGLTATLLDSCMGLAVQSTLDAGTSQTTLEFKISLVRPITPDTGPIRAEGRVLNCGRRIGTAEGRVTDDKGRLLAHGTTTCLIFPA
- a CDS encoding antibiotic biosynthesis monooxygenase produces the protein MPQMRPLDPAFPIDRQLAVEASNVVLVNLFTLDKADENTFLKAWQADAAIMKRQPGFISTQLHRALGDSPAYLNYAVWESTAAFRAAFANPEFRAKLAAYPDSAVASPHLFQKVAVPDVCVA
- a CDS encoding ester cyclase, which encodes MSEQNKAVVGRWFKEFWGSPWNPRIINELATADIVVHYPMHEPKKGRAAVMKFMTEFREAFPDLDFRGVGDLIAEGNLVVGRWEGGGTHTGPAFSDFRLGSLPAASGRKMTFAGTTVLRVQDGRIAEELGQEDAITAMLQLGLIRLPEHAGSAARPGGELPAGWNNMPGYPEGPR
- a CDS encoding bifunctional transcriptional activator/DNA repair enzyme AdaA encodes the protein MLDFAAQYAAFQRRDPAWDGIVFVAVRTTGVYCRPVCRARTPLARNVRFYGSAASAERAGYRPCLRCRPEAAPFCPAWKGTRTTVERALALIEAGALDHDTVAALADRLGIGARHLSRLFAEHLDASPLQVALSLRVQRAKRLIDGSNLPIRLVAQRAGFSSARRMNAAFARLYGRSPVSLRRKRPPTSSSNDGDQQWPRATAPSAPNRNSR
- a CDS encoding MarR family winged helix-turn-helix transcriptional regulator, with amino-acid sequence MPQTKRTPAGEALSSLILDLFRLNSLLFTAGDRMVAGLGLTSARWQILGAIVTTERPQPVAWLARDLGAARQNVQRIVNDLQRDGLVTFETNPHHRRAQLVVLTEKGRQSFDAAMRLQLPWVNGLADGLAVKDIETVSRVVSTLRGRLENGQEPDERA
- a CDS encoding ABC transporter ATP-binding protein/permease → MKNIRSTLATVWRIASPYFNSDDKWAGRGLLAAVVIIELASVFLTVLFNRWNNVFYNALQERDQAVFTYQIGYFCVLAAFWIGLKVYQLYLNQWLQIRWRRWMTTRYLGGWLHDANHYRMQLLGDAADNPDQRIADDTQRFVEQTLTLGIGLLSAVVTLASFVFILWGLSNQAPLHLFGKDIAIPGYLVLGALVYAILGTVLTHVIGRPLVDLNFRQQRFEADFRFNLVRTRENAEQIALLHGEPAERTRLLDRFGFVVGNWLDIMQRTKKLTAFTATYSQAAVIFPYVLIAPAYFANKIQLGGMMQTASAFSSVQDSLSFFITAYRTLAEWQSVVARLDGFENSIRGGDALAQRQDIIHVKPSGGDTIDLDDLLVTLPDGKPLLAADGFSVRDNERTLVTGPSGAGKSTLFRAVAGIWPFGRGAVQVPANASLMMLPQRPYLPIGSLHDAVVYPGQAASYDAGRVREVLTAVGLPQLATRLQEEAHWNRMLSLGEQQRLGIARALLHAPKFLFLDEATASLDEPSEAALYRLIAEKLPGTTVVSIGHRTTLDAFHQRNVSLVRDGDRFSLRDKVEAAAS
- a CDS encoding L-lactate permease, which gives rise to MNTWNQIYNPLNNAGLSTLAAAIPVVTLLVLIASGRVKAHIAAIIAVIVTNLITIFVFTMPAGMSIRASILGIVTGFFPIGWIVLNVIFLYQVTVRCGKFELLKRAVGGVTEDRRLQLLLIAFSFGAFFEGASGFGTPVAITGAVLIGLGFSPLAASGLSLIANTAPVAYGALGTPIQGLASVTGLDPYILGAMVGRQLPLFSLIVPFWVVWAFAGWRGMKEIWPAILVTGVSFAVPQFVISNYINPWIVDIGASLISMGMLILFLKIWQPRQLWLSPALRGRDESAATMQAAPPLDKTPLTQSELWSALLPWIIVCILMLIWGNGAFKTWANANFTWNYAVPELDKLIFKVPPVAAKPTAEGAVFSFTYLSFTGTGMLIAAIISGLLMGFSPAKLIAEYGRTIRLCAISLITISAMLAIGTLTRLSGVDATLGLAFAATGVLYPFFGTLLGWLGVALTGSDTASNVLFGNLQKITSEQLGLPPVLMAAANSSGGVMGKMIDAQSIVVASTATNWYGHEGSILRYVFLHSIVLACLVGLFVTLQAYVFPFTAMVLK
- a CDS encoding META domain-containing protein yields the protein MISMKRILNGGMAALALVATAVAARPAQAQEEFPFGFVMTLDAARMPGSKRIPSIEVGDNGEVILELWCDGGKGQFSVAGGTIVFVPGAMENRTCTPDRAQADKDLLAALGDMTSWKRQGDQVTFIGSKQLRFVINSN